The region AGACAATTTGGCTGGTCCTTTGTAAGGAAAGCTAAACCTGGAGAAGTGATCTATGCTGGTGGCCAGGTTGTTCAGATCGCTGAATGGGGCACTGTTGTACTCAATGTACGAACACCATCTGGCAAGGCACCTATTAAGCTCACTCACGTTGCATTGGTAGAAGGGTTCTTTGCCAATGTTCTTGGTCTATCGCGCTGTCGACCGCTAGGAATCCATTTCGATTCAGGACGCGACTTGCTATACCAGAACAACCCGAGCAATGTGGTCGCAATGCTGGAGTACAGCAATGGGCACTGGCTTATCGATGCTGAGGAGAATGACAGACCCGAGCTAAGTACGTTATCAACATTTGCTGCTCGGTTTCAGCCCCAAAGAACATCTCAGAAACCAAGACCAGCGATCGTTGCTACGGCCAACGAAGCGCATCAGTTGTGGGGACATGCGAGCAAGCAGGCAATTGATCATCTGCCTGAAAGCGTTACAGGTTTTGAACTTGTTGGAGACAACAAAGCGCCGAAATGGAAGGACTGCGATGTGTGTATCCAGTCGAAAATGACGCAACAAATCTCTCGAAGGACCCCTGAAGATACGAATACAACGCCTTTCTATCGCGTTGGCATTGATCTGGTTCAATTACTTCCTCAAGGAGAAGCTTGTTACAATGGTGACAAGTATGCCTTTCACGCGATCTGCCATTCGATTAAGTGGCATGAAGTCACAACGATACCAAACCGACAAAAGAGCACCCTTGTGAATGTGATTAAGGCTCTAATTGCAAAGATTCAACGACAATTCGAATACACTGTGGTTGTATTTCGTATCGACAGCGAGCCTGGTTACCGCGAGCTATTGTACGATGTCTGCAAAGAGCTTGGTATCAAGATTGAAGCGCGAGCCGCTGATACTCCTGCGCAAAATCCAAATGCTgaaagagctggaagagTCATAGTCGAACGTGGAAGAGCATTGAGAATCTCATCAGGACTTCCAAAGGAATTAGCAAACGAGCTTGTTATCACTGCCGCTATGTTGCTTAACATCACGCCAACAGAGAGCCTCGATTGGGAGACGCCTTACCAAAGAGTGTTTGGTAGAAAACCATCAGTAGCGCATATGGCTCCAATTGGATGTCGTGCTCACGTGCTCGACAGAAAGGTCAAGCGTGGAGACAAGCTTGAATCCCGAACGATGATTGGATATTTGGTTGGTTACGATTCGACAAACATCTTCCGTATCTGGATACCATCTAAGGGACGTGTTATACGAACACGCGATGTGGTCTTTGCACGACAGCACCTCATGAAGAACGACGATGAGCCTGAGAAGCTCTCAGAAGAAGCTGAGCGATTAATTGAGATCTTGGAtatcagactccgcaacaatcaatccagattggtcagattgattgatttgattggtcatttggagtttttaccaactcaatcaactcaatctaagcttttcaaaatagctaatcaaatcaacttgcgaaggtcagattgattgatttgattagttagattgatttattattaacgagttgtaaggcgagtagtgtcgtattaagagaaggtttttggtgttgaagatagttatcttggacccctatctcgcttagcttgtgatccctgtcggccgggcaagccagtctctatgcattcacttctcaccagctagctctcctcttataggactagctccttctgcttaggggctagcctcttctaggcttcaccccgcacctatatagctagtccttcgctgttcttaatacaacaacgatttcgctcactcagttccctaataatcccttacacacaacgctagttgcctagctacctataccagagaagtcaacaaacaaaacaaccaacatttgaggcgtagatgttgattgactggctcatttcttagggctacagtttgtttgtttgagttgatgagactgaagagccaatttttggttggttgattgattgaatattgatagacttaaggttctgaagggacgtttctatgacaattctgcaggcggctcttcccacgttcctatcgcaaactcttccgtgagctcctcatcagtatgctttgctgctgttgtcgtgcttggtgttgtaaaacctgcacgagtccaccgttgcaagcacaccaaagcagccagtaactgcgcgccaattttccgcctttgtggctcaattatatcgccagttcccgcaaaaacgcgctcacaatcagagctggaggcgggtatagtcaacacgtcgatcgccaatcgtgaaagatgtggatacttcggcttcaacgataaccagtactgtacagctgttggaccctccttgtgttgatcagacgtccacataggctcttttaaccagctatcgtactcatcctccacctccaatgtatgctcgccgtcctcatctagtatagcgtcgatagcgtcgtcaaagctgctcatggtaggttttggcgcaggggttggtgttgtggcagcagcggcaggcttgtaggcagcccaaacccgcagaaacttcgcgtgcgcggtgctcaattgtgtaggtttgtcgcgccagaagcgcttagagtatgttttatatcgtggatgtagtgccgtagctgcgtagtaaatgggactttggaggatcttagtaaagtaattgctcgcttttcgcctcgcggctcgcaggttgatcgggatgtgatcttcgggcgcctcagatggctcgtggttgaccgattcgtatggccgaaggcgtgcatccagctcagttatcacactctcaaatactgggatgacctcgtagagtgcgccaaaacggccacacttgccgcggccttggaggcgatctgtagcaaacttgagcggctgcagtatcgccatgtactcagtaatcaccgcccagtcagccgccgtaaggccgtctgacctcatccaccgcggcacatcaggcagcttgtttcctctaatagctgcctgttcgtcagcctgttcagtctcgcgaatgtggtacgtggcgtatgcgttgatagcttgttggagctgaactccgcgcttaaagcagtcgtaatagctgttccaacgtgtaacacacggcttaattggctcgcgagtgccgccgctggcgcctgtgggcatgctgttaactgcctcgcgttggcaatcttcaaaaatactccactgcttcggcgtgttgatgtagttgataatatcaagatacacgccaagcggtccttctttccgccactccttcatgtaaaaatcctccatctttgtgttctccagggcgttgttatacgcgtcagcatccctcccgaacataatcgtttggccaacaaggttaagtatgtggcaagcgcagcggaggcggcgatcggaggcagaaaagtggtacatcgcggcgagtttgttaacagcggtgtcgttattgtaagcgttatcgagcacaaagtagccgagtttgctgcgattaatgctgaaggattgcaggattttggttacagcgtcagctatcgcctcaccagtgtgggcacccaccagctgcggcagcgcgatgggtaggtcaactatcgcgcccttactgttggcgtagtgagcaactacagaaaagaagccacgtttgccgccttttgtcgtccacccatcgaagcttatat is a window of Pyrenophora tritici-repentis strain M4 chromosome 2, whole genome shotgun sequence DNA encoding:
- a CDS encoding Dimer-Tnp-hAT multi-domain protein, with protein sequence MPSIPAKRKPEAAEEADTPFKRAQRTRKPTLKALLGDGSQPTQPIELPESTPDPPTEPPTQVIEPPTRAIEPPCKPVQQPEERPRRASPLPILAASQASRLTDEPAWESQLMFDKPEDSIVQPLAFSSAATEASVEEDSVVSVDFRDFEGVDWSRLKGFVAPLSTPRGKASWIFQHGWRVWKEGTHHPDELYFVCKYCHIHKLPNGVHRVTKSTTAANGHLQLDKPGHRLSKDGPILSKPLRKHGQQSLRQAALSGVKFSLEAYKTIGNFDVQEFRQAAALWLVDNNRPLREFETPAFRKMIRLANPEAEAALWRSHNSVSAFVMRLYSWLRPQVVRALAEAESKVHISFDGWTTKGGKRGFFSVVAHYANSKGAIVDLPIALPQLVGAHTGEAIADAVTKILQSFSINRSKLGYFVLDNAYNNDTAVNKLAAMYHFSASDRRLRCACHILNLVGQTIMFGRDADAYNNALENTKMEDFYMKEWRKEGPLGVYLDIINYINTPKQWSIFEDCQREAVNSMPTGASGGTREPIKPCVTRWNSYYDCFKRGVQLQQAINAYATYHIRETEQADEQAAIRGNKLPDVPRWMRSDGLTAADWAVITEYMAILQPLKFATDRLQGRGKCGRFGALYEVIPVFESVITELDARLRPYESVNHEPSEAPEDHIPINLRAARRKASNYFTKILQSPIYYAATALHPRYKTYSKRFWRDKPTQLSTAHAKFLRVWAAYKPAAAATTPTPAPKPTMSSFDDAIDAILDEDGEHTLEVEDEYDSWLKEPMWTSDQHKEGPTAVQYWLSLKPKYPHLSRLAIDVLTIPASSSDCERVFAGTGDIIEPQRRKIGAQLLAALVCLQRWTRAGFTTPSTTTAAKHTDEELTEEFAIGTWEEPPAELS